Proteins from a genomic interval of Gossypium hirsutum isolate 1008001.06 chromosome A09, Gossypium_hirsutum_v2.1, whole genome shotgun sequence:
- the LOC107889113 gene encoding uncharacterized protein isoform X1: MLPIPLLGFRPCFREPHRRVIGASAPSPLTQIHEANTGSADVEVYGEGHLWGGYGAHEQQLRGLEFPADLICSGHLGQCALGPWNWVCFRFLATGLGLGLRLGLL, translated from the exons atgcttcccattcctctgctagggtttcgacCTTGCTTTAGGGAGCCACATAGGAGGGTCATCGGTGCTTCAGCACCTTCGCCTCTGACGCAGATCCATGAAGCGAACACAG GTTCTGCTGATGTGGAAGTGTACGGAGAAGGCCACTTGTGGGGAGGCTACGGCGCGCATGAGCAGCAGCTTCGTGGCCTAGAGTTTCCAGCAGATCTCATCTGTTCAGGCCATTTGGGCCAGTGTGCCTTGGGCCCTTGGAATTGGGTCTGTTTTAGGTTTTTAGCAACTGGGTTGGGTCTAGGTCTTAGGTTGGGTCTATTGTAA
- the LOC107889113 gene encoding uncharacterized protein isoform X2 produces MKRTQFRLAGSADVEVYGEGHLWGGYGAHEQQLRGLEFPADLICSGHLGQCALGPWNWVCFRFLATGLGLGLRLGLL; encoded by the exons ATGAAGCGAACACAG TTTCGTCTCGCAGGTTCTGCTGATGTGGAAGTGTACGGAGAAGGCCACTTGTGGGGAGGCTACGGCGCGCATGAGCAGCAGCTTCGTGGCCTAGAGTTTCCAGCAGATCTCATCTGTTCAGGCCATTTGGGCCAGTGTGCCTTGGGCCCTTGGAATTGGGTCTGTTTTAGGTTTTTAGCAACTGGGTTGGGTCTAGGTCTTAGGTTGGGTCTATTGTAA